TGTGTATGACATAAACTCAATATTTGACAACATTTCATGCATACTATATTGTCATATAAGAGCAGTTACCCACCCTGGCAAAGTTGTTATATTTCAGTCATTAACCCATATCTTTTTGTCTCAGGACCTGGTGAAGAGTCACCTGATGTACGCCGTGCGTGAGGAAGTGGAGGTCCTTAAGGAGCAGATCAAGGAGCTGATCGACCGTAACTCCCAGTTGGAGCAGGAGAACACCCTGTTGAAGACACTGGCCAGTCCAGAGCAGATGGCCCAGTTCCAGGCACAGGTTCAGACCGGCTCCCCGCCTGCACCTTCAACAGCAGCAACACCGGGACCCCCAAACAATGCCGCCCTCGCCCAGCCCAACTCGCACAGCTCTGGCCCGTCGGCGTAGCCTGGTCTGCACAGACAGACGGACTAACTGAAACGTTTTTCAGTTCTGCTACAGCAGCAGAGCTAAGCCTTGCCTTCTACAGCAGGAGGTTACGCTGTCGAGTCAAGAATTTGCACATATTTATCTCTCAGAAGGATGCAGCCAGCGGGACGAGCAGCGCAGTGCTTTACAGCATGGCGGTGGAGTGGGACAATCTCGAGTTGCTATGGGGGGGGGCGGTTGTTTTCGGGGGAGGAATGAATCATCGGAACATTTGCCAAAAAACCCTTGGACATATCAACTAGAATGTCTTACCAAGAAGAAACAAAACTGCTTATCAGTGACGATAATATCCTTAGCTATAGATTAAAAAATCACTGTGCCTGTGTCTGGATTTTAATTGATGTCGATTTTACTGACGGTGGCGATGGAAGAGTAGGAGGTGGAGGATTGTATTAGCTGTTACTTTTTTGCTgaattatgtaaataaaaagtgGTTCTCTCTCAAGGCTATATCCTAAAGTTACAGgctgatagagagagagaaaaaggccTTCAGACTGACAAATGAAGAATGTGAGCAATTATTAAGACAAAGTCCCCATCTGGAATGGGGGAGGGG
This genomic stretch from Eleginops maclovinus isolate JMC-PN-2008 ecotype Puerto Natales chromosome 7, JC_Emac_rtc_rv5, whole genome shotgun sequence harbors:
- the tsc22d1 gene encoding TSC22 domain family protein 1 isoform X2, whose protein sequence is MTSMNTPCYTVAMDLGVCQLRHFSMSFLSSLLSSESSQVKLDNSSSGASVVAIDNKIEQAMDLVKSHLMYAVREEVEVLKEQIKELIDRNSQLEQENTLLKTLASPEQMAQFQAQVQTGSPPAPSTAATPGPPNNAALAQPNSHSSGPSA
- the tsc22d1 gene encoding TSC22 domain family protein 1 isoform X3, whose translation is MIPLADGSMRARGVRAQGHDEMAMKLLFWELEQHLKSSSGASVVAIDNKIEQAMDLVKSHLMYAVREEVEVLKEQIKELIDRNSQLEQENTLLKTLASPEQMAQFQAQVQTGSPPAPSTAATPGPPNNAALAQPNSHSSGPSA